A genomic region of Arachis hypogaea cultivar Tifrunner chromosome 5, arahy.Tifrunner.gnm2.J5K5, whole genome shotgun sequence contains the following coding sequences:
- the LOC112803749 gene encoding uncharacterized protein, with protein MDTRRKPSTMAIECLEMFHGIDRTAFRILTQVLHREVKQSLMVMAFLLSMETMGLNGIVQTTIKNEGWFMNSLADECVICLQCLLSQEFSGVVEKSRKLETLGHVLKTELTLYQVHRMRSVLLTLIPDTLSTICARILGDITMDAVWLEYQRTPKELLGFNTQDQCISVAPYALSRHNNGRGLHMQQGGRQTEQDKGKHKYVCKDLDDAERPKTLTVCFGRESMPTADGIAEFFCNMFGHVVQRVTVMPRRDKDSGDFAFVLFNDASIPRIIMGDKNVVHHTIQGMKC; from the coding sequence ATGGATACTAGAAGGAAGCCCTCAACCATGGCAATCGAATGTTTGGAAATGTTCCATGGAATTGATCGAACTGCATTCAGGATCCTGACGCAAGTCCTTCACCGTGAAGTTAAACAGTCCCTGATGGTCATGGCATTTCTACTGTCAATGGAGACAATGGGACTGAATGGTATTGTGCAAACAACCATAAAAAATGAAGGCTGGTTTATGAACAGTCTTGCCGATGAATGTGTCATCTGTTTGCAATGCCTACTATCTCAGGAGTTCTCTGGGGTTGTGGAGAAGTCTAGAAAACTCGAAACTCTCGGGCACGTGCTGAAAACTGAGCTCACGTTATACCAGGTTCATAGGATGAGATCCGTCCTCCTAACTCTAATTCCCGATACCCTATCAACCATTTGCGCTAGAATTCTAGGCGACATAACGATGGATGCGGTGTGGTTGGAGTACCAGAGGACTCCTAAAGAACTACTGGGTTTCAACACACAGGACCAGTGCATATCGGTTGCACCATATGCATTGAGTAGACATAACAATGGCCGAGGATTGCATATGCAACAAGGAGGAAGGCAAACTGAGCAAGATAAGGGAAAGCATAAGTACGTCTGCAAGGACCTAGATGACGCGGAACGTCCAAAGACATTGACCGTATGCTTCGGTCGAGAGTCCATGCCCACTGCAGATGGCATTGCCGAGTTTTTCTGCAACATGTTTGGTCATGTGGTTCAAAGGGTGACAGTCATGCCTCGGAGGGACAAAGACTCGGGTGATTTTGCTTTCGTTCTTTTCAACGACGCATCAATCCCGCGCATTATCATGGGGGACAAAAATGTCGTTCATCATACCATACAAGGCATGAAATGTTAG